Within Trichoderma atroviride chromosome 2, complete sequence, the genomic segment TTTTAAGGAACCACGGTTTATGGGGTCAAATATGATGTTCATTATCAAAATTATTCACatgttttttctttaatacgTGAATGTTTCTCGTTGCCAGTGACGTGGGACTCGAAAAAAAAGCGATATTTTGatctgaaaaaaaaagggaaacacGGATTACACCAATCTCTCTCAGTGTCCCTGACCCGGCGCTGGTTCGTGGAATGGCAACGAAGGAAAGGGGGAAGATAACAAAAACCGAAGCCTTGAGATAGACCGTTTGGCTATTTTTGTAGCTACACCAATTGATTTTTCTGCACCTCATTGTTACTATTTAATTGTGtcatggagaaggagaatgaaaaaaaaaaaattacaatCGCTTGCGTGTTATACACGATATTGAGTCTTggtttgttcttttttttaaattttttcATTTGAATAAAAACATGTTAAAAACGCTTTGTAGTGATTTCATCGCTACATTTCTATGGACTCGTGCTCCACGCCATCTCTAAAGTACATCTAATTAGACCTAGGCGCGATACAAACTTTGTTCGAGCAGCATCGACCTGGAGTGCTGCTTCGACGCTCTATAATTATACAccaataagaaaaaataacaCGTCTTCAAACAACCAAGGATGACGCAAGCCCCTCTTTGTCTCCAAATTAGAGTGACACCTTTTGCTGGTTTGCCGGAATTTTTGGTGAGAATGAAAGAAGGCGCCGGggcctttgccttgaatCACGGCCCCGTCGCtcacaagaaaaaagaagattgaccGTTAGATTGACTGTCCTTCCAACCAAACAACGCCGTTGACGCAATCGTACTTCGTTTTACAATTTGGCTCTTGAAATGGAGccatggtttttttttcattcatGACGTTTAAGAAGCCTCCTGAGCGGCAgccgcggcagcagcattgccCTTGAAGTGGTTGGTAACTTCAGAGGCCAGCTTGTGGGGGTCGTACTCGGGGGCATAAGTAGGAGCCAGACCTccaaagaggcagaaaatGAGGAAGACAGCCAGCACGATGATGGACAGCTTGCGGAGAATTGGCTTGCGAGCACCAAACTCAGCCCACTGGCGGCCAGCCTCGCCGGCATAGCCCTTGAGAGCCTCAAGGCCGAGCTTGTAGTAGACCATGCCACCGAGAGCGATGGAGTAGCCAAAGAACTGGAGGGGAGTCACCTGGGTGCCCCAGATCATCATGGAGGCGACAACGAGCATGATGTCCTTGAGGACACCGCAAAGGGTCAGGACAACAGCGGAAGTCTTGCCAATCTGTGTACATCAAGTTAGCTCATCTGAAACTGCAAGCGTGAAAGCGGATTGGAAAGAGGCAACTAACCAAGAAAACGACTGAGACGTTGAGCATGAAGGCGCAAAGAccgttgaggaagaaggtgaagaggcCGACGTGGTAAACCTCAGCCATGGAGACCTTGGGGAACTCCCAAATCAGCGCAACCACACCGTTCATGACAGCACAGATGGGGGCGAAGTAGTAGAGAGAAACCAGAGGGTCCATCTTGAAGTCGGCGGAGCTCAAGAGCCTCTGGACCATGGTAAGTCGGAGGGCCTCGAAGATGACACCAGCAATCTGGTACATGACACCAATCACGACGAAGTGGATTTCGCCCATCGACGCAATGATGACACCGACGACAATGGCGGAGACGTTGAGGAACTGCTTCAGGTTTGGCGAGGACACACCCAGAGCCCAGCCGGAAATCAAAACGGCGACGGGGGTGGTGGCCTTGAGCATCTGAATAAAGGCAACGGAGAGGTAGAGGTAGGTCAGGTTGCCGCAGATCAAActcaagctgaagaagacacCAATTGGGACGACGGCTCGCAGGTAGACGCGGCCGGTCATCTTGACAGTCTTTCGGCCATCGAGAAGAGTCGTCCAGCGGGCCAGGATTTGCGTAACGACGGTGGCAAAGGTAAGGTGGTAAGTCGTGAGGATAACGGGGTAGCCTGGAGCCAAAAAGATGTCAGCGCACATTCTGAAATGGCGGGAGAATGGAGTGTTGGAGGGAGGCACATACGGAAGTTGAGCGTGTCCAGGAG encodes:
- a CDS encoding uncharacterized protein (EggNog:ENOG41~TransMembrane:10 (o42-63i70-92o112-134i141-159o171-204i225-244o256-280i287-308o314-331i360-382o)) gives rise to the protein MSGEEKIRVSGDITRADSSPVLPTVNPQVDKPAPAKASLHPVFYVVTWIGFSSSVILFNKWLLDTLNFRYPVILTTYHLTFATVVTQILARWTTLLDGRKTVKMTGRVYLRAVVPIGVFFSLSLICGNLTYLYLSVAFIQMLKATTPVAVLISGWALGVSSPNLKQFLNVSAIVVGVIIASMGEIHFVVIGVMYQIAGVIFEALRLTMVQRLLSSADFKMDPLVSLYYFAPICAVMNGVVALIWEFPKVSMAEVYHVGLFTFFLNGLCAFMLNVSVVFLIGKTSAVVLTLCGVLKDIMLVVASMMIWGTQVTPLQFFGYSIALGGMVYYKLGLEALKGYAGEAGRQWAEFGARKPILRKLSIIVLAVFLIFCLFGGLAPTYAPEYDPHKLASEVTNHFKGNAAAAAAAQEAS